In Oryza sativa Japonica Group chromosome 3, ASM3414082v1, one DNA window encodes the following:
- the LOC4334838 gene encoding acyl carrier protein 3, chloroplastic, with the protein MAAPITAATSPLSPASRVQVMCSMLNPTSASFSRQTASFPSIRLRPVPSRFQALSCSAKQDTIDKVCEIVKNQLAVDEGTAVSGETKFVDLGADSLDTVEIVMGLEEAFQITVDESSAQVIQTVEDAAVLIDKLVAEKDA; encoded by the exons ATGGCTGCTCccatcaccgccgccacatCGCCTCTCTCCCCTGCGTCTCGGGTTCAG GTGATGTGCTCAATGCTCAATCCAACCTCAGCTTCTTTCTCCAGGCAAACAGCAAGCTTCCCGTCCATTCGGTTGCGCCCGGTCCCAAGTCGCTTCCAGGCCTTGTCTTGTTCG GCCAAACAAGACACTATTGATAAGGTTTGCGAAATAGTTAAGAATCAGTTAGCAGTAGATGAAGGCACTGCCGTTTCTGGAGAAACAAAATTCGTGGACCTTGGTGCTGATTCACTTGACACG GTTGAAATTGTGATGGGCCTTGAGGAGGCATTTCAGATTACCGTGGACGAATCGAGTGCGCAAGTGATTCAGACAGTGGAGGATGCTGCTGTGCTTATCGACAAGCTTGTGGCAGAGAAGGACGCCTAA
- the LOC4334839 gene encoding sucrose nonfermenting 4-like protein, with product MFSHGADSAHDAGAVSTGASGVPTRFVWPYGGKRVYLTGSFTRWTEHLPMSPVEGCPTVFQAICSLSPGIHQYKFCVDGEWRHDERQPTITGDYGVVNTLCLTRDFDQINTILSPSTPGSRMNMDVDNDNFQRTVSLSDGIIQEGPQRISEAAIQISRCRVADFLNGQTGYDLLPDSGKVIALDVNLPVKQSFHILHEQGIPVAPLWDSFRGQFVGLLSPLDFILILRELETHGSNLTEEQLETHTISAWKEAKRQTYARNEGSWRANHHLVHATPYESLREIAMKILQNGVSTVPIMFSSSPDGSYPQLLHLASLSGILKCICRYFKNSQGNLPILSQPVCTIPLGTWVPKIGDPNGRPLAMLRPNTSLSAALNLLVQAGVSSIPIVDDNDSLLDTYSRSDITALAKDKVYTHIRLDEMTIHQALQLGQDANSPFGFFNGQRCQMCLRSDTLLKVMERLANPGVRRVFIVEAGSKRVEGIISLSDIFKFLLS from the exons ATGTTTTCCCACGGCGCTGATTCCGcccacgacgccggcgccgtCAGCACCGGTGCCTCCGGCGTCCCCACGCGCTTCGTCTGGCCCTACGGTGGCAAGAGGGTCTACCTCACCGGCTCCTTTACCAG GTGGACAGAACATTTGCCAATGTCTCCTGTTGAAGGTTGTCCCACCGTTTTTCAGGCCATATGCAGTTTGTCCCCTGGGATTCATCAG TACAAGTTTTGTGTGGATGGGGAATGGCGGCACGATGAGCGGCAACCTACCATAACAGGAGACTATGGTGTGGTTAACACTTTATGCTTGACTAGGGACTTTGACCAGATAAATACAATATTGAGCCCTAGTACACCTGGAAGTAGGATGAACATGGATGTGGACAACGACAATTTTCAACGTACT GTTTCTTTGTCTGATGGCATTATTCAGGAAGGTCCTCAGAGAATTTCAGAGGCAGCTATACAGATCTCTAGGTGTCGTGTAGCGGATTTTCTGAATGGACAAACTGGGTATGATTTACTCCCAGATTCTGGCAAG GTCATTGCTCTAGACGTTAATTTGCCTGTGAAGCAATCTTTTCATATTCTTCATGAACAG GGAATTCCTGTGGCACCTCTATGGGATTCATTCAGGGGCCAGTTTGTTGGCCTTTTGAGCCCACTGGATTTTATACTCATATTGAGAGAG CTGGAAACTCATGGCTCCAATCTGACAGAAGAGCAGCTTGAAACACATACTATATCTGCGTGGAAGGAGGCCAAGCGTCAAACTTATGCCAGAAACGAGGGTTCTTGGAGGGCAAATCACCATTTAGTTCAT GCCACCCCTTATGAATCCCTGAGGGAAATTGCTATGAAGATACTGCAAAACGGTGTTTCTACCGTTCCAATTATGTTTTCCTCATCACCAGATGGCTCATATCCACAATTGTTGCATCTTGCTTCCCTTTCTGGAATTTTGAAAT GTATTTGTAgatattttaaaaattctcAAGGTAATTTACCTATTTTGAGCCAACCTGTATGCACAATTCCTCTGGGTACCTGGGTTCCAAAAATTGGTGATCCTAATGGCCGTCCATTGGCTATGTTGCGGCCTAACACATCTCTTAGCGCTGCCCTGAATTTGCTGGTTCAAG CTGGTGTGAGCTCAATACCAATTGTGGATGACAATGACTCACTGCTTGACACATATTCCAGAAG TGACATCACAGCTCTTGCAAAAGACAAGGTGTACACACACATTCGCCTAGATGAGATGACCATTCATCAG GCTCTGCAGCTTGGACAGGATGCAAATTCGCCCTTTGGATTCTTTAACGGGCAAAGATGTCAGATGTGTCTCCGGTCTGACACTTTGTTGAAAGTGATGGAGCGATTAGCTAATCCTG GGGTGCGCCGTGTTTTCATTGTGGAAGCTGGTAGCAAACGTGTGGAGGGCATAATATCACTGAGTGATATTTTCAAGTTCTTGCTGAGCTAA
- the LOC4334840 gene encoding ribosome-binding factor PSRP1, chloroplastic, which translates to MAPATTAAMALAPPPSHHHHHHHVKQLQLPPSVSVSVPLRSGFLGRALPAAAHPQPLLAAESRRSSAVSVRMSWDGPLSSVRLIMQGRNVKLNEKVKEHIEEKAGRAVAKHSQLVKEVDVRLSARGGELSRGPKICRCEITLFTKRHGVIRAEEDAESTYASIDLASSIIKRKLRKIKEKETDVRHLKGTKPPVSDWPPSLLDNNDDDAQAQLKDLEEAVGAEDEDTVLTKVVRTKVFEMPPLSVEEAMEQLVNVDHNFYAFRDEKTGEMNVLYKRKEGGFGLIVPKGDGHLHKETIPNSDHHHPSLAA; encoded by the exons ATGGCTCCCGCCACCACCGCAGCAATGGCCctcgcgccgcctccttcccatcaccatcaccatcaccatgtCAAGCAGCTGCAGCTCCCTCCGTCTGTCTCCGTCTCCGTGCCCCTCCGCTCCGGTTTCCTTGGCCGCGCACTGCCTGCTGCTGCCCACCCAcagccgctgctcgccgccgagaGCCGCCGCAGCAGCGCCGTGTCCGTGCGGATGTCGTGGGACGGGCCCCTCTCCTCGGTCCGCCTCATTATGCAGGGCCGCAACGTCAAG CTGAATGAGAAGGTGAAGGAGCACATCGAGGAGAAGGCGGGGAGAGCAGTGGCGAAGCACAGCCAGCTTGTGAAGGAGGTGGACGTGCGCCTCTCCGCCCGCGGTGGCGAGCTCAGCCGAGGTCCCAAGATTTGCAGGTGCGAGATCACTCTCTTCACCAAGCGCCACGGCGTCATCCGCGCCGAGGAGGACGCCGAGTCCACCTACGCCAGCATCGACCTCGCCTCCTCCATCATCAAGAGGAAGCTCAGGAAGATCAAGGAGAAGGAGACCGACGTCCGCCACCTCAAGGGGACCAAGCCCCCCGTCTCCGACTGGCCGCCATCATTGCTCgacaacaacgacgacgacgcccagGCCCAGCTCAAGGATCTGGAGGAGGCCGTCGGCGCCGAGGACGAGGACACGGTGCTCACCAAG GTGGTGCGCACCAAGGTGTTCGAgatgccgccgctgtcggtggaggaggcgatggAGCAGCTAGTGAATGTGGACCACAACTTCTACGCCTTCAGAGACGAGAAGACCGGGGAGATGAACGTCCTGTACAAGAGGAAGGAAGGAGGCTTCGGTCTCATCGTCCCCAAGGGAGACGGTCATCTCCACAAGGAGACCATCCCCAACTctgaccaccaccacccctcccTTGCTGCCTAG
- the LOC4334841 gene encoding gibberellin 20 oxidase 1-like: protein MSMVVQQEQEVVFDAAVLSGQTEIPSQFIWPAEESPGSVAVEELEVALIDVGAGAERSSVVRQVGEACERHGFFLVVNHGIEAALLEEAHRCMDAFFTLPLGEKQRAQRRAGESCGYASSFTGRFASKLPWKETLSFRYSSAGDEEGEEGVGEYLVRKLGAEHGRRLGEVYSRYCHEMSRLSLELMEVLGESLGIVGDRRHYFRRFFQRNDSIMRLNYYPACQRPLDTLGTGPHCDPTSLTILHQDHVGGLEVWAEGRWRAIRPRPGALVVNVGDTFMALSNARYRSCLHRAVVNSTAPRRSLAFFLCPEMDTVVRPPEELVDDHHPRVYPDFTWRALLDFTQRHYRADMRTLQAFSDWLNHHRHLQPTIYS, encoded by the coding sequence ATGAGCATGGTGGTGCAGCAGGAGCAGGAGGTGGTGTTCGACGCGGCGGTGCTGAGCGGGCAGACGGAGATCCCGTCGCAGTTCATATGGCCGGCGGAGGAGAGCCCCGggtcggtggcggtggaggagctgGAGGTGGCGCTGATCGACgtgggggcgggggcggagAGGTCGTCGGTGGTCCGGCAGGTGGGGGAGGCGTGCGAGAGGCACGGCTTCTTCCTGGTGGTTAACCACGGCATCGAGGCGGCGCTGCTGGAGGAGGCGCACCGGTGCATGGACGCCTTCTTCACGCTGCCGCTGggggagaagcagcgggcgcagcggcgcgcgggggagaGCTGCGGCTACGCCAGCAGCTTCACGGGGCGCTTCGCGTCCAAGCTGCCGTGGAAGGAGACGCTGTCGTTCCGGTACTCATCGGCTGGAGATGAAGAGGGCGAGGAGGGCGTGGGTGAGTACCTGGTGCGGAAGCTCGGggcggagcacgggcggcggctgggcgaGGTGTACTCGCGCTACTGCCACGAGATGAGCCGCCTGTCGCTGGAGCTGATGGAGGTGCTCGGGGAGAGCCTGGGCATCGTCGGAGACCGGCGCCACTACTTCCGGCGATTCTTCCAGCGCAACGACTCCATCATGCGCCTCAACTACTACCCGGCGTGCCAGAGGCCACTCGACACGCTGGGCACCGGTCCGCACTGCGACCCCACCTCGCTCACCATCCTCCACCAGGACCACGTCGGCGGCCTGGAGGTGTGGGCGGAGGGGCGGTGGCGCGCCATCCGCCCTCGCCCCGGGGCGCTCGTCGTCAACGTCGGCGACACCTTCATGGCGCTCTCCAACGCCAGGTACCGCAGCTGCCTGCACCGGGCGGTCGTCAACAGCACGGCGCCTCGCCGCTCGCTGGCCTTCTTCCTCTGCCCGGAGATGGACACGGTGGTGCGCCCGCCGGAGGAGCTGGTCGACGACCACCACCCGAGGGTGTACCCGGACTTCACGTGGCGGGCGCTGCTGGACTTCACGCAGCGCCACTACAGGGCCGACATGCGCACGCTTCAGGCCTTCTCCGACTGGCTTAATCATCATCGTCACCTGCAACCAACAATATACTCCTAG